A single region of the Petrotoga miotherma DSM 10691 genome encodes:
- the zwf gene encoding glucose-6-phosphate dehydrogenase, with protein sequence MEQITKHLSRKNICEEIKPGASSLIIFGASGDLTFRKLIPSIYTLFKKNLLPNEFFLLGIARSKFTDEEYRQEIKNRLLQENEDSYIISRFVEKVFYTSGFYDDDTLYLELKNKLNYLDKLFNTQENHLFYLSTPPNVYLEIIKRLGKFNLTKESENSYSRIIIEKPFGSNFNTSKELDEELHKYLNETQIYRIDHYLGKETVQNIMMLRFANIVFEPIWNYKYIDNVQITVAETLGVEHRAGYFEQAGLLRDMFQNHMMQLLTLVAMEPPASLEDTSVRDEKTKLLKTIRPFEKDKIDEYFVRGQYIDGMINGKEVSAYTEEKNVNPNSFVETFVAAKFLIDNWRWSGVPFYLRAGKRLKRKVTEIVIIFKDVPHSIFAKNDITLEKNALILNIQPDEGFSLKIQAKQPGSKLCLNTLTMDFNYDEFFKFKGPDAYERLLLDAMLGDQTLFVRSDAMEISWKIFTPVLEKWEEEKHNGLRLYKAGTWGPKESFELLAKDNRSWRNLDFESEDLYASKVF encoded by the coding sequence TATTGCCTAATGAATTTTTCTTACTGGGAATAGCAAGATCTAAATTCACTGATGAGGAATACCGCCAAGAAATCAAAAATAGATTATTGCAAGAAAACGAGGATAGCTATATAATTTCAAGGTTTGTTGAAAAAGTTTTTTATACTTCAGGTTTTTACGATGATGATACCCTTTATTTGGAATTAAAAAATAAATTAAATTATTTGGATAAACTCTTCAACACCCAAGAAAATCATCTTTTTTATCTTTCAACACCACCAAATGTCTATTTAGAAATAATTAAACGTTTGGGAAAATTTAATTTGACCAAAGAAAGCGAAAATTCTTATTCAAGAATAATTATAGAAAAACCCTTTGGCAGTAATTTTAACACATCAAAAGAATTAGACGAAGAGCTTCATAAGTATCTAAATGAAACCCAAATATACAGAATTGACCATTATCTTGGTAAAGAGACCGTTCAAAATATAATGATGCTTAGATTTGCAAACATTGTCTTTGAACCTATTTGGAATTATAAATACATAGATAACGTTCAGATAACCGTAGCTGAAACATTAGGTGTTGAACACAGGGCGGGTTATTTTGAACAAGCTGGCTTATTAAGAGACATGTTTCAAAACCATATGATGCAGCTTTTGACTCTGGTAGCTATGGAACCACCAGCATCCCTTGAAGATACAAGCGTTAGAGACGAAAAAACGAAACTATTGAAGACTATAAGGCCTTTTGAAAAAGACAAGATAGACGAATACTTTGTAAGAGGTCAATACATTGATGGAATGATAAATGGTAAAGAAGTTTCCGCTTATACAGAAGAAAAGAATGTTAATCCAAACTCCTTTGTAGAAACATTTGTAGCGGCTAAATTTTTAATCGATAATTGGAGATGGAGTGGGGTACCTTTCTATTTAAGGGCAGGAAAAAGGTTGAAAAGAAAAGTTACAGAAATCGTCATAATCTTTAAAGACGTTCCCCATTCAATATTTGCTAAAAATGATATAACCTTAGAAAAAAATGCTCTCATTCTAAATATACAACCAGACGAAGGGTTTTCACTGAAGATCCAAGCCAAACAACCCGGTTCCAAGCTTTGTTTAAATACATTAACTATGGATTTCAATTATGACGAATTCTTCAAATTCAAAGGTCCTGATGCATATGAAAGGCTTCTTTTGGACGCCATGTTGGGTGATCAAACACTTTTTGTAAGAAGTGACGCTATGGAAATTTCTTGGAAAATCTTCACCCCTGTTTTAGAAAAATGGGAAGAAGAAAAACATAATGGGCTGAGATTATACAAAGCTGGTACTTGGGGACCAAAAGAATCTTTTGAGTTATTAGCAAAAGATAATAGAAGTTGGCGAAACTTAGACTTTGAAAGTGAGGATTTATATGCAAGCAAAGTTTTTTGA
- the pgl gene encoding 6-phosphogluconolactonase — translation MQAKFFEDPQKFHKETANLIYKLYKKSIEENKLFTLMLSGGRTPLPVYEKLASEYKNKINWEKVHIFWGDERYVDQRSEESNFKWAYDLLISKINIPTNNVHRIKTELPIEKASQEYEKEIINFFGTQNPVFDLILLGIGEDGHTASLFPSSDTLEENTKLFTATPPSGTPKVPRITATYKLLNNARNILFLSSYKGKEKVIDEILNHPKIAEEKFPAAKVKVKNTYFFIKI, via the coding sequence ATGCAAGCAAAGTTTTTTGAAGATCCCCAAAAGTTCCACAAAGAGACCGCAAACCTAATTTATAAACTGTATAAAAAAAGCATAGAAGAAAATAAATTATTCACCTTAATGCTCTCAGGCGGAAGAACACCACTTCCTGTTTATGAAAAATTGGCATCAGAGTACAAAAATAAAATAAATTGGGAGAAAGTTCACATTTTTTGGGGAGACGAAAGATACGTCGATCAAAGAAGTGAAGAAAGTAATTTCAAATGGGCATACGATTTGCTAATAAGCAAGATTAATATTCCTACAAATAATGTACATAGGATAAAAACAGAACTACCTATAGAAAAAGCATCACAAGAGTATGAAAAAGAAATAATCAACTTTTTTGGAACACAAAATCCCGTTTTTGATTTAATACTACTAGGAATAGGAGAAGATGGCCACACAGCATCTTTGTTCCCTTCAAGTGACACTTTAGAAGAAAATACAAAGTTATTCACTGCCACACCACCATCTGGAACACCAAAAGTACCGAGAATTACCGCCACGTACAAATTGCTGAACAACGCAAGAAATATCCTTTTTCTAAGTTCATACAAAGGGAAAGAGAAAGTAATAGATGAAATCCTAAACCACCCTAAGATAGCAGAAGAAAAATTTCCTGCTGCAAAGGTTAAAGTTAAGAATACTTATTTTTTCATAAAAATATAG
- a CDS encoding glycogen-binding domain-containing protein, whose protein sequence is MKKIVFVLLFSLLVVVSFSKVYVEDGKVVFEYENETADTVFLAGSFNNWSTTAWEMEYSDGVWIYVANDLQPGVYEYKYVVNGTDWYEDPESPDYVPDPYGGRNSSFELVLVDGELQIAAPAAEAAAEKASIISGEYEFNLKAKLEKETGFLSDPVVSNEVILSINPDIENADLQLKIGASSLNYQFKVYGMKALWLQDMYSLGAFYKTEVNPKYNFDYENPEESLAGFTIFLNWNNFDLGIDLFSQNDKFKSGIFGSYSTDDYALSALFDTVDATSLVVRADAFGLYAEVDLEDFEFDNVSVGYEKEDTFSVKMKYSNSTKDVTAEAKANYQSFDLNAAVYYEMENNNFYALKVGGGYEFLESFRIGGDVYYNADEKLGYNVNLKAANEEMPVELILLFGNIIDTTDLATFDEDKYLSISMVAEF, encoded by the coding sequence ATGAAAAAAATAGTTTTTGTTCTTTTATTTTCTTTGTTGGTAGTGGTTTCTTTCTCTAAGGTGTATGTTGAAGATGGCAAGGTAGTTTTTGAATATGAAAATGAAACCGCTGATACGGTATTTTTAGCAGGGTCTTTTAATAACTGGAGTACGACCGCTTGGGAAATGGAATACAGTGATGGAGTTTGGATTTATGTGGCAAATGATTTACAACCAGGTGTTTATGAATACAAATACGTAGTAAATGGCACAGATTGGTACGAGGATCCGGAATCTCCTGATTACGTGCCAGACCCATATGGAGGAAGGAACTCTTCCTTTGAGTTGGTTTTAGTGGATGGAGAGTTGCAAATCGCTGCGCCCGCGGCTGAAGCAGCAGCAGAGAAAGCGTCCATTATTTCAGGAGAATATGAATTTAATTTAAAAGCTAAATTAGAGAAAGAGACAGGGTTTTTAAGCGATCCAGTTGTTTCGAATGAGGTTATATTGAGTATAAATCCAGATATTGAAAATGCTGATCTGCAATTAAAAATAGGGGCTTCATCTCTCAACTACCAGTTTAAGGTTTACGGTATGAAAGCGTTATGGCTACAAGATATGTATTCTTTGGGTGCATTTTATAAAACAGAAGTAAATCCAAAATATAATTTTGATTACGAAAATCCAGAAGAGAGTCTAGCCGGTTTTACTATTTTCTTAAATTGGAACAATTTTGACTTAGGAATAGATCTATTTTCCCAAAATGATAAGTTTAAATCTGGAATCTTTGGTTCTTATTCTACAGACGATTATGCTCTAAGTGCTTTGTTCGATACCGTGGATGCCACTTCTTTGGTTGTTAGGGCTGATGCATTCGGTTTATACGCTGAAGTCGATCTCGAAGATTTTGAATTCGATAACGTGTCAGTAGGTTACGAAAAAGAAGATACTTTTTCTGTTAAGATGAAATATTCAAATTCAACTAAAGACGTAACCGCTGAAGCCAAAGCAAATTATCAAAGCTTTGATTTGAATGCAGCTGTTTATTATGAAATGGAAAACAACAATTTTTATGCCCTTAAGGTTGGTGGTGGTTACGAGTTCTTAGAATCTTTTAGAATTGGTGGAGATGTTTACTACAACGCAGATGAGAAGTTAGGATACAACGTTAACCTCAAAGCAGCAAATGAAGAAATGCCAGTAGAGTTAATATTATTATTTGGAAATATAATAGATACAACAGATTTAGCCACTTTTGATGAGGATAAGTACCTTTCGATATCAATGGTTGCAGAATTTTAG